Part of the Sulfolobales archaeon genome, TAGATACTTTAGAGCCCATATGTTGGCTCTGTAGTTAACCATGTGAGGAGGTATTCTATGTCCTCTGCCATGTCTAGGTATGAAGCCTACCTTCCTACCTTCAAGCTCTCCTACTATGACATGATCACTAGGCTCTCCGTAGGGTGTGTACACCTTGTATTCTCTAATATTTCTAAGAATTCCCGGATCGTAGAGTCCTGAGCCTCCGATTATTCCAATCTCTATTTCCGTAGGAGGTTTCACAAGAATCTTACCCACCCAAGAATATTCTTAGAGATATTATTTTTAAAGTGATTGAAGATTCTTGTGAGAATGTGATCTTTTTTTAACATTCTTTAATTAAAGCTTTAATTAGAGAATTAAAGAGATCTTATTGAGAATAGATTTTTCAAGGCATTCAATCCTGGAATCCACTTTATCTATGTTATCACATATCACGGTATTAATCTCAAATTCTTTAGAGAGATTAGTAAGCCATCTAATCCTAGTCTCTTGATCTGGATTCAATTTTCTGAAAGAAATCTCAGGCTCATAATTCTCTTTACAAGAGATCACCGATATGACAGCTTTCTCTCCATCTTCAACACCTAGAAGTTTTAAAGCCTTTCTAATATCTCTAGAACCTCCTAATCTGAGAAGAAGTTCTATACTAGCGTTCTTCGCTATGTTAGTACCAGTCTTAAAAGCTCTGATAACCTTCGCAACTGAGAATAATAGGATCCTCTCAGTAGGAACTTTATCAGGATTAAAAATCTGAAAATAAAATCCTTCTCCCAATCCTTCTAACTCCTTCCAGAACTCTTTAGACCAAGCCTCCACCATATAATAGTATACTCTGCATCTTCTCTCAAGATCTAAAAACATGACCACAAGATCCTCAAGACCACCTGCAGAACCTCCGTGGCTGACAGGCATTATTGTAACGATATCTCCATCTCTAAGCTCTTGATCCAATCCCTGGATCTGATAGTCAACCTCATTTACAAAAACAAGATACCCTGGCCTAGGACTTCCATCATTATTAACAGCTCTCGAAAACTCTCTTCTACTACTCAGGATCTCTAGAAGAAGCTTTCTCAAAGATATTCTCTCATTGAATGTATAACTCTCTTCACGACCTAGAATAAGAGCTAGAGAACCTAGAAACCTGACTTTGATCCTGATCATTCCTAGGCAGCTTCCTTTAGATACTTGGATAAACCACTACTAAGTTGTGCCGAGTATTTCTCTAATTCTTTTCTAACTCCTATGAGCAGATTTTTAATCTCCTGATCCGAGGCTTTAGCCTCGGCATCTTTAAGCCTTATTATCGAGTAAGTGATAACCTCGTTTGCATCTAGTAGAGCTGTTAAATCTCTATTGACATTCTCGAGGTTTCTTGTAAGTTTTTCTACAACACATTCGAAATGTGCGAATCCTATATCTCTTATAAATAGAAATCTCTGACCTTCAATAACTGTTTCACCGCATAATCCACATTTCCAAGTTTTATACTTCAAGTTGTCACATCCCCCTTTGTTTCCTCAGTCATAGTTTCTAAGCTTGTTTCTGCACTTTGTTTCTCTCTCTCTTTAATCTTCAGAAGATGTGTTATATATCCTGCGATCTGATTTCTAACCTTCTTACTTCTGGTAGTTATAAGCTGTGCTACTAACTTTTTATTGTACTCAAAATCAGGCTTAAATAGATCTGGATATGATTCAAGTAGCTTTCTGGCTGTTGATTTAATATACTTTGTTCTTACATTCCCCAATCCGGCTACCTCCCTATATTCTCAGAGAGTATATTGGTTATAAAGCCTATTAAGATATTCATAACTATATGTGTTAGATCCTGTGATCCCTGGCGAGAGCTCTGATGTGAAAAAGCTTATATAGAACCTCAACTAATTGAGTTTGGGGTACACGAATGGCTCAGACAGGTTATATTGAACCTACAGGAATTCCCGTGATAATACTAAAGGAGGGTAGTAGCAGAACAACAGGAAGAGACGCCCTAAGAGTTAATATGATGGCTGCCATAGCGGTAGCTGAAATGCTTAGAACAACCTACGGTCCTAGAGGCATGGATAAAATGCTTGTAGACTCTCTAGGAGATATAACCATAACAAACGATGGAGCAACAATACTCGATAAAATGGATCTACAGCATCCAGCAGCTAAGATGCTGGTTCAGATCGCTAAAGGTCAGGATGAAGAAGTTGGAGACGGTACTAAGACTGCTGTAATATTCGCCGGTGAACTACTTAAACAAAGCGAGGAACTCCTTCTCAAAGAAATCCATCCTACAACAATTATATCAGGCTATAAGAAAGCTCTTGAGATAGCTACGGAATACCTATACAAGATAGCTGAGTCAGTAGATATATCTGATAGAAATACTCTCAGAGATATCGCTAGAACAGCTCTTACAAGCAAAGCAGTTCACGGAGCTAGAGATTATATTGCCGATATATCTGTTGAAGCTGTTCTAACAGTTGCCGAGAATAGAGATGGCAGATGGTATGTGGATCTCGACAATGTTCAGATAGTTAAGAAACACGGAGGATCTATACTAGATACAAAACTCGTGAAAGGAGTTATACTAGACAAAGAAGTTGTACATCCTGCAATGCCTAGAAGAGTGACTAACGCAAGAATAGCTCTTCTAGATGCTCCATTAGAAATCGAGAAACCCGAGATCGATGCAGAGATTAGAATAAACGATCCAACTTACATGAGGAAGTTCTTAGAGGAAGAAGAGAATATATTAGGCAAGTATGTTGATAAGATTGCTTCTGTTGGTGCTAATGTTGTTATATGTCAGAAAGGTATTGACGACGTAGCACAACACTTCCTAGCTAAGAAAGGTATAATGGCTGTTAGAAGAGTGAAGAGAAGCGATATGGAGAAGCTAGAAAGAGCAACAGGCGGAAGAATAGTGAGTAATATTGATGATCTCACAGAAAACGACTTAGGATATGCAGAACTCGTAGAAGAGAGAAAGGTTGGCGAGGATAAGATGGTATTCATAGAAGGCACTAAGAATCCAAAGAGTGTATCAATACTAGTGAGAGGAGGTCTTGAGAGACTTGTCGACGAAACAGAGAGAACCTTAAGAGACTCTATGAGCTCTGTAGCAGATGTTCTCAGAGATAGTAGAGTAGTATATGGAGGAGGAGCTACAGAAATAGAGCTTGCATTGTATCTCAGAGAATACTCTACTAAAGTAGGAGGAAAAGAAGCTCTAGCAATAGAAGCATTTGCAAAAGCTTTAGAAGGTCTTGCAATAACTCTTCTAGAGAATGCTGGAATGGATCCTGTAGAGTATATAATGAAACTCAGAGCAGGTCATAGAGAGGGTCAGAGATGGCTTGGAGTAGATGTTCTCAGAAGTACTCTAAGTGATATGAAGACTTTAAGAGTAATAGAACCTGTAGTAGTAAAAGCTAACGCTCTAAAAGCAGGCACCGAGGCCGCAACACTTATACTGAGAATCGATGACATGATCGCTGCAGCAAGAACTAAGACCACCGAAGAGAAGAAGAAGGAAGAGAAGAAAGAAGAAGAAGAGAAAGAGAAAGACTAAGGGTAGCATAGAGATTTAAATATTTGAACTAAAAACTCTCTTAAGACTTCCTGAATCTTTTTCTTTTAATTTTCCCACATCTAGTCATCTCACATTTTCTTCATCTAACGTAATCGCTTCTGGTTTCATATAGTGTTATAAGGTGTAGAAGCGCGTTAAAAGACTAGTGGTGAGATGCTGAAGTGCATTAGGTGCGGACCCACAGGAGATAGAGGTGTAATTACATGCGTCAACCTATTCCTAAGGATACTCAATAAGAGTTTGAGAGTGCTATTGAAAGCCTTCGAGAAACTAAGAGCTCTGAAAAGAGTTTTTCGCTATCTCTCAAGATTTCTCAGGTAGAAGTATCCTCCTAGTACTAGTGCTATTATAAGCCATACCCCGAGAAGCATTAGTATTTGGTATGTGGAGAATGCTGAGGGTGATATTCCCAGGATCTCTCTATAGAGAGATACTGTTAGAGATATAGGATTTAGTATTGCCACAGTATATAGAGGTTCCGGAAATCTCGTTTTTATCAAAGGATCTGGATAAAATACATTCGATATAAAGAATAGAATGAAATAAGAAAAGCTTCTTAATGTTGCTTGCATATCAAAGTTTTTCGTTGATGTAGAGATAGCTATCGAAAGGCTTGACATCGTAGATGCTAAGAGAGCTGAGGCTAAGATCATCTCAGCAAGGTTGAGAGGTTCTGGTATTTTGATTAGTATTATAGTTAGAATCATAAAAGGAGTCTGATATATCAAACCTCTTACAGTTCCTGATAGAATTCTTCCAATTGCAAGTTCATATCTTGATATGGGTAGTGAGAGGAGATATTGAGTGTATTCTCTCCTCACCTCTACCCCGACCTCTCTACCTATAGAGAATGCTGAGGCGAAAGAAGCTATGGCGGTGATACCTGGAGCCATGAATATGAAGTAGTCAGGTATCAGATCTCTTCTAACCATGTTATTAAATACAAGTGCGAAAATAAATAGATCTGCTAAATTCATTGTCACCAGCCCTGCAAGCCACCATCTGTACTTCCAAAATCTATTCAGATCTCTATCTATCACTATATAAAGAGATCTGGGATTAAGCATGCGAATCACCTCCATCCTCCTCCTTCAACTCTTCTCTCTATATATAAGCTGCTGAGAACACCTACAGAAACAGCGAAACCTAGTAGAAAGAATCCTAATCTAGCGGGATCCTGAAGTATCATCTTTCCAAGCTCTTGAGGATAGAAGATCCATCTCAGAAGATCCGCTAGATAGGATAGAGGATTTGAAGAAGCTATATAGTAGTATGGTAAAATAGACAAAAGTACTATAGCTGGATAGAATATAGTGCTAAGCCTAGCAAGCAGAGAATCCAGAATACCGAAAGTTATATCAGTTCTATCTCCTGACTTTAGTAGGAATACTAGAGAGATAGATAGACCTACTATCCCTACGGAGAATATTAAAGCTGATAGCATTGCCAGAGATATAGAATATAGATCCATAGTACCTAGAAGAATTAATACTATAACTAGCATAGGTATTGTAAGAATAAATGAAGCGAGACTTCCACCAATAATTCTACCAATAGCCAGAACTCTTCTTCTTATTGGTAGGGCTAGCATATACTCTATCATACCCTCCTCAAATTCCTGTGCAATCTCATACCCTCTAAACATAGAAATGGAAAAGAGTATAGAGGTATAAGCACCCAGAAGATAAAAATGATAATATGTGATCTGGGAACCAAATCTATAGCTTACCACAGCAGCTATAAGATATGCAAAGAATCCTACCTGAACGGTGAACCATGCAACCCTCATTAATATGAAGATCTTGTATCTTAGAATCTTTCTAAGATCATATATTATAAGAAGATAGAGCATCCTAAGATCTTCTTTCCAACTCATATACCTTCAACTCTCTAGCTTGGCACCCGTGAAGAATAGAAATACATCATCTAGACTAGGTTCTTTCATCGTGATCATTCTAACCTTAACACCTAAAGATGTTAATATATCAAGTGCTCTAGCTATCTTCTCCTCGCCCTGGTTAACATAGATCCTGATTATCTTATCTACCACGTCTACCTTATATGCATCTAATCTCTCTGCAAGCATGCTTTCTAAAGTACTTCTCGGAGGAGTTTCCAGCTGTATCTCTATGATATCTCCTCCAGGTATTTTGTCCTTTAGCTCTTTTGGCGTTCCCAGCCCCTTCAGCTCTCCCTTATATATTATCCCTATTCTTTCTGAAAGTATTTCAGCTTCATACATCTCATTAGTAGCAACTATCACTGTAGATCCTTCTCTGGCAAGATCTCTTATAGCATTCCAGACATAGTGCTTAGCTATAACATCTAACTGTGCCGTAGGCTCATCGAATATCGCTACTCTGGGTTTTTGAATCAGAACTTTAGCAACCTCAACCTTCTTCCTATTACCACCACTGAGCTCTGATATCATCTTATTCCTATGCTCCCAGAGATCTAGTCTTTCCATTACATCTCTAACAATAGCTTTAGCATCTGAACTGCTATA contains:
- the cgi121 gene encoding KEOPS complex subunit Cgi121, which encodes MIRIKVRFLGSLALILGREESYTFNERISLRKLLLEILSSRREFSRAVNNDGSPRPGYLVFVNEVDYQIQGLDQELRDGDIVTIMPVSHGGSAGGLEDLVVMFLDLERRCRVYYYMVEAWSKEFWKELEGLGEGFYFQIFNPDKVPTERILLFSVAKVIRAFKTGTNIAKNASIELLLRLGGSRDIRKALKLLGVEDGEKAVISVISCKENYEPEISFRKLNPDQETRIRWLTNLSKEFEINTVICDNIDKVDSRIECLEKSILNKISLIL
- a CDS encoding DUF2175 family protein — protein: MKYKTWKCGLCGETVIEGQRFLFIRDIGFAHFECVVEKLTRNLENVNRDLTALLDANEVITYSIIRLKDAEAKASDQEIKNLLIGVRKELEKYSAQLSSGLSKYLKEAA
- a CDS encoding 30S ribosomal protein S17e is translated as MGNVRTKYIKSTARKLLESYPDLFKPDFEYNKKLVAQLITTRSKKVRNQIAGYITHLLKIKEREKQSAETSLETMTEETKGDVTT
- the thsB gene encoding thermosome subunit beta, giving the protein MAQTGYIEPTGIPVIILKEGSSRTTGRDALRVNMMAAIAVAEMLRTTYGPRGMDKMLVDSLGDITITNDGATILDKMDLQHPAAKMLVQIAKGQDEEVGDGTKTAVIFAGELLKQSEELLLKEIHPTTIISGYKKALEIATEYLYKIAESVDISDRNTLRDIARTALTSKAVHGARDYIADISVEAVLTVAENRDGRWYVDLDNVQIVKKHGGSILDTKLVKGVILDKEVVHPAMPRRVTNARIALLDAPLEIEKPEIDAEIRINDPTYMRKFLEEEENILGKYVDKIASVGANVVICQKGIDDVAQHFLAKKGIMAVRRVKRSDMEKLERATGGRIVSNIDDLTENDLGYAELVEERKVGEDKMVFIEGTKNPKSVSILVRGGLERLVDETERTLRDSMSSVADVLRDSRVVYGGGATEIELALYLREYSTKVGGKEALAIEAFAKALEGLAITLLENAGMDPVEYIMKLRAGHREGQRWLGVDVLRSTLSDMKTLRVIEPVVVKANALKAGTEAATLILRIDDMIAAARTKTTEEKKKEEKKEEEEKEKD
- a CDS encoding ABC transporter permease encodes the protein MEVIRMLNPRSLYIVIDRDLNRFWKYRWWLAGLVTMNLADLFIFALVFNNMVRRDLIPDYFIFMAPGITAIASFASAFSIGREVGVEVRREYTQYLLSLPISRYELAIGRILSGTVRGLIYQTPFMILTIILIKIPEPLNLAEMILASALLASTMSSLSIAISTSTKNFDMQATLRSFSYFILFFISNVFYPDPLIKTRFPEPLYTVAILNPISLTVSLYREILGISPSAFSTYQILMLLGVWLIIALVLGGYFYLRNLER
- a CDS encoding ABC transporter ATP-binding protein, which encodes MKRDIAVRIVNLTKRFGKVVAVNRLNLDIYDREIFGLLGPNGSGKSTTLLTIATVYKPSEGDVIVYGKSVSRESDEVRRFVGIAFQEPKALWIDKPIEILMWHARVIGYSSSDAKAIVRDVMERLDLWEHRNKMISELSGGNRKKVEVAKVLIQKPRVAIFDEPTAQLDVIAKHYVWNAIRDLAREGSTVIVATNEMYEAEILSERIGIIYKGELKGLGTPKELKDKIPGGDIIEIQLETPPRSTLESMLAERLDAYKVDVVDKIIRIYVNQGEEKIARALDILTSLGVKVRMITMKEPSLDDVFLFFTGAKLES